The sequence ACGATGTCAGCAGCAAGAAGTGATGTAAAACGGAGCCAGTTGGTTTTCGTAGAATTCAGAAAACGATAGAAGGTGTTCTTGGAAAACGCTTCTTTGAAGGAACCTGTTTTCTGTTGCATATACATACTTCTTCCAGTGAAAATGTTCCCCATCTTATACTTAAGCAGAGAAACAGAGGAAACGCCTTTCTCTTTGGTGCCGTTGCATTGCTTCAACAACCTGCCAACGTGATGCTTGATAAAAAACTTCTGGACACAATCAAGTAATGCTACCTCATTGCTATTGTTCTGTGATATACTGGACATGGCATAAATCCCCTTTTCTATTTTGGTTTTTCGACAATTCTATTATACCAAAGGAACGTATTTATGCCTTTTTAATTGGCTGAAATATTGAATTTTCAAGGTTAATCACACCTTATTGGTGTGGGAAGTTTGAGTTATTTAGTTGCTATTCGCGGATTTATGTTAACTTATCAAGTTTCACTTAGATTTGATAACGCACAAAATTTTTCGAATTTATCTGATTATGGAATCTATTATGATTCATTGGGAAGAAAATACTATGCGGTATTTGATATTCCGGAATTTATAATGCATAAGAAATTTGTATCTGACTCATTCATTACATCGAGTACAGATATTCCTGCAATACATTCGAAATATAGTCTTAAGGCAAATTTATTTATAGAAGAGACAACAGGATTTAAAAGTTTTAAATCATTTGAACAAAAATTGTGTGTATATGGAGCACTTAATACGCCGAGGGGATTCACATCATTAATTTCGATGCCAACAGGTGGAGGAAAAAGCCTAGTAACTCAAGTTCTAGGATATGAAAAAAATGGCTTATCGGTTGTAATTGTTCCAACTGTTTCTTTGGCAATAGATCAGGAAAGAGCAGCACGAACAAATATTAAGTGTTATAAGGAAGGAGAAATTTACTGTTATTATAGTGGAACAAAAAATTTTAAAGAAATAAAAACAGCTATAGAACAAAGAACAGTAAGATTACTCTTCATATCTCCAGAAGCATTGATAAAGAACGAGCAATTTAGTGAATTAATTTCAAAAGCAAATATGGACAGATATCTCAAAAATATTATTATTGATGAAGCTCATATAGTAGTGGCTTGGGGTGACTTTTTCAGGGTTGATTATCAGTGCATAAGTCCGTGGAGAAATGAGCTATTAAAGGTTAATCCAGAGTTGAGAACATATTTGTTATCAGCAACATATCGTGACGAAACGGTATTATCATTAAAACATCTTTTTGCAATAAATAACGATTGGCTAGAAATAAGATGCGATTCATTGAGAAAAGAACCACGTTTTATTTATAGTAAAGCTAAAAATTATTCTGATAAACGAAAAAAAGTTTTAGATATGGTGAATTTGCTTCCACATCCAATGATTTTATATGTTAATGCTCCATATGAAGCAGATAAATGGAAAGAGTATCTAGAAAATAAAGGGTATTCAAATATTAATACTTTTACGGGTGACACAAAGTCAAACGAAAGAAGAAATCTAATTGATGATTGGGTCAATAACAAATTTGATTTAATGATAGCGACATCTGCATTTGGCGTGGGTGTAGATAAGCCAGATGTTAGAAGTGTAGTACATCTTTATATGCCTGAGAGTCCAGATACATATTATCAAGAATTGGGAAGAGGCGGAAGAGATGGTCTTCCTTGTATTAGTGCCATGTGTATTGATGAAGATGATATTTCAAGAGCTTTTAATCATGTGAGCAAAGTTCTAACAACGGATAAGTTTTGGGGACGATGGTGGAGTATGTATCGAAACCCAAACAATCAGTGGCAGGGTGGTAATATTGCAATTATGGCTTCTACAAAGCCTAATTATAATAAAATTAATTATTTTGAAGAAGGCAATGATACCGATGAAAAGTGGAATATCAATGTATTACTTCTGTTGAATAGAAAAAAACAAATCAAAATAACAGGGTTAGATTTGGATGCGGAAAATAGATATATTTTCACTGTGAAGATATTAAATGATGTTATTACACAAGAAACGAGTGAAGCTAAAGCAGTTTTTGAAAAAATAAGAGATGAAGAAGCAATGAAATCTCAAAATGCTTTTTTTACAATAAAGAATGCAATTGATAAATCTGATCGATTATGTTGGTCGGAAATGTTTTTTGAAACGTATCCTTTAGTATCTGAATGTTGTCCAGGCTGCAATTGTCATGAAAATATGATAATTACAGAAAACAATCGTTTCCCACTGGTTGTTGATGTGAAAGGACCAGAGAAAAATCTGACAGATGAAATGGTTGATTTTTTTGCAAATACAAATGAAGCATTGATTATCACAGATGAAGATCCAGGTGAATTAATACAAAAATATAAACCTAATGTTGTGGTAAGTAGTTCTCTAGACAATATAAGAGAATCAAATATCGTTGGAATTAATTATATGAATTTTCAAGAATTAAGAGCTCTTCAAGTTCATGATAATGGTTTTTACATTTCAGGATTAGTAATGGCAATATATGATGATGATGATAAAGATCAAGCTAAAGCAGAGTATCAAACTATTTATAAGTATTTAAATAAAAAAAGATATGTGATACATGTTTCTAAACATGATTTTTGTGTGTCAAACAATACAGGAAAAATGATTACAGATCAAATTGATGGGACTGTAATTAGATAGGAGGAAAAATGTTTACTGGGAAAATGGTTACAGAAGCAATACCTACAAGGGTTTTTGCTTTGTACAGAATTGTAACATCTAAGAAAAATATTTCTCGATCTGATTTACAAGAATTAATGGAACCAAAAGAAATATATGAAGGCACTTCTTATTTTTCTACAATATTAAAAACAGCAACTGAATTAAAACTAGTTGATATTCAGGATAATTATGTAACAGCTATTGTTCCAAAAGAGGAGTTAAAAACAATAGAAGATTTAAGAACGTATATAATTTCTAAGTTGGATAATTATGAAGAAGAACAGTTTTATAAATGTACAAATGCGATTGTGAATCTAGATGAGAAAATATATAAATACAGTTCGATTTCAGATAATGAAATGTTGAATTATTTATCAGAAAAATCCGATCAACAGATTACTGCACCAATGGCCAGAGGATGGAGATTTTGGGCACAATTTTTGGGATTTGGATATATGAATGGTTTTGTTTTCCTTCCAAATGCTTATGTGTTTGTCAAAGATGTAATAAAACTTATGGACTTAGAAAAAAAGAAAGAATATCAAATTGATGATTTTATGACAAGATTTAACCAATATGGAAAAATACTGTCAGGCAATCCCAAAAGAGAGAAAAACCTAAATATTGCGTTTTCAAGTGCGTTAAGACAACTACATGAAAATGGAGAAATATCTTTGAAATATGTCTCTGATAAGGGTAGCAAGTGGATTTTATATCCATCTAATGAGGCGTTCAATGATCCTATAGGCGCGATTATTTATAAGGGGGTTAAATAATGAATATTGAGATAGCAAAGCAAAGATATAAAAGTGTTTTTCGCCCTGACGTAATTAATAACACAAAAGGTGACTTTTTGGCAACCCATGTGCCAATGAAAAATTTATATGTAATTTCTCATGCGGATGTTACTCTACAAGATAAAAAACATCCGATGACGGAGGAAGAGGTCTTTGATAGATTTTTCGCTTCAAGTGAGGAAGATCAATTTGTATTAGTAAAAGGAGCAAGTGGTGCTGGTAAGTCTCATTTGATTAGATGGTTTTACACAATGTTGGAGCTTCGTAAAACTGAAAGAGAAATAGTATTACCTATTAAAAGAGCTGATAACACGTTAAAAGGAACTATAAAGCAGCTGATAGATATGCCAGAAGTTCAAAATATGCCCAATAAGAATCTTTACAAGAAATTGGCATCTGCATCAACAACTATGCCTGAAATAGAATTAAAAAACACAATTTACTATACATTTGTAAATTTGATTGAGAGTGATGATGGGAAAGCTAGCGAAGATACTGAGAGAATGATAAATCGTGTGAATCGCCAACATTTAGTAGCACTTCTTCAGAATTCTTTGTTTAAAGAAAGGTTGATGTTAGAAGATGGACCAATCGAAAGAATCTATTGTAAATTTGCAGAAAATAAGACTACGGAAGTTAATGACAAGGCTGCAGAATTCATAAGTGCAGATTTTGAACTAGACTCGAATTTTTTTAATGAGTTATTGAATTCTGGTGCAGATGAAAAAGCTAGAAAAATTGCAAATAAACTTATTGATAATGACGCTTTTGTGAAAAAAATTGTGGATTATATAAACTTATTTGTAGAAAAAGTGATTCAGAGATGTGCTGGCTTAGAACCGGGAGATTTAGGGCTAGTAATACAAGAAATACGACAAGAACTTTATAAACAAGGAAAAACATTAACTATTTTAATTGAGGATATTACGGCAGCATCTGGAGTTGATGACTCGTTATTAGACGCGTTATTGACTAATAAGGTTGCATATCCTGATAAGAATCTGTGTAGGATCAATTCTATAGTAGGTTCTACAGACGGTTACTATGTTGATAAATTTCGTGTAAATACTAAAGCTAGAATTGAAAATTTTATTAATGTATCAGATGATATGTTTAATAATGATGTAAATGGACTAGTAGAGTTTTTTGCAAGATACTTGAATACAATATCATTGCCCGAAGATGCTATTGATAAGTGGTTAGGCAATAAAGCTGACCCAGATTTATATCCAGTGCATGAGGTGACTATCGGCAATGGATGGGATGAATTTAAATTGGGGAATTCTCATATTAATCTATTTCCTTTTTCATCTAGAGCAATTACATTTTTGTATAAAAAACAGGATTCGAATATGCGACATCCACGAGCATTGATGAGAGATATTTTGGAACCGTATATCAAAAATTCGTTAGAAGATTTACAAGATTATCCAAAAAGAAGATCATCGCTTGAGGGAATGGATCCTACATTACAAAATACCATATACAATCGAAATGATCTTGATGATAACACAAAAATCAGGTTGACACAGTTTATGTATATATGGGGTGATGGTACTAATAATGTATATTCTAAAGATGGAGTTAGATATATTGGTGGAATAGCAGATTGTGTTTATGAACAATTAGGATTACCATTACTTGACGGAAAACAGGTTGAAACGCCGACTGGCGAAGATGAAGATCTTACACAAATTGATCCTCCAAAGCCAGTTACACCAGATCCAGTTGTACAGATAGTTAAAGAAAATGAGCAGGTGGCCATTGCATTAAAAGAAGTAGATAAATGGATAGAGAATGTAGACTATAAATTAAATATAGGACAGACTACAGCAAATGTAAGAGCTTTAAATGAAGCCAGAAAGAATATGAATGCATATTTATATGCAGTAATAGACTGGGCGTCAGAAGGGGTTCCTATTGATGCAATGGTTAGAGTTAGAGATACAAGTAACAAGTTTTTAGTTTCATTTGAACGACAAACAATGAAGAGTGATTCGGTTGTTGTTTTGCCAGCATCCATAGAATCTAGAAAAATCATAGAAGCATTTGTACGTTGGAGTGAAATTGGTGGAAAATCATGGAACTTTGAAGGCTCTACAGATTATTTGTTTAGAGTGCAAAAATGGACAGAGAGTATTAAGCCTATAATTGTAAAATCAATTATGAGATATGAAGAAACAGAAATAGACTACTTTTCATTTGCAGCAGCTGCAGAGTTCTATCGATTGATTTTTAATGGACAATGTAAGAGTTTTCAAAAGCCACAAAACTTTAATGTGGAAATGCTTTTGAAAAAAAATGTAGTAGATAATGCTAGTAATGGTCATACAAAGAATTGGAATGATCTTTTAAAGAAAATGAATGGTTCGGATGGTAATGATGCGAGAAATTGTGTGCTACAATATTACAATCTACCACAAGGTACTGCAGTTACGTCTACGAATTATGAGTTTGATTATATTTCATTTAACAAAGCTGTAAGAAAAGTTATAAATACAGGACTAAAGTATGGTATTGATGATTTACAGTTAGAAGACCCTGTTAGAAAAAGACGTCTCATGAGCGAGTATTTGAAGTATATCCTCGACAGAATTGATACTGTTGTATCTGGGGAAAAGAATGCTTTAAATGAGGTTATTGATGTATTAGGAAAAGTGGTTGACTTAGATGATATTGATGACGAAGAAGATATCAAAGAAATTATTACATCAATTAAAAAGTTTTATAATCAAGCTCAGATTAGTCATATAAGCGTAGCAATACATTATGATGTTTCTTTAATTAACAGTTGTAATAAAAATGCAGGAGCAATAGTGTCTGCTATCAAAACAGCAAATCAGATAAAAGAAACTACTGATACACAAGAATTGTTATTGAAATTTAGTAAAGACCCAGTATTTGCATTAAGTGATTTTGCAAAACTGCTTACTTTGACTAATAGTGATTTGGTTATAGCTAAACAGGAAGTTGCAAATAGAATGAACAATGTTATTTCAGCTGGTGGAGGAAATAATACAGATCAATATAATACTGATAAAGAAAATCTGCAGGAATGCAAAAAAATAATTGCGGAGGTGAAATAAATGCTAATTGATGATATTAAACAAGAAATTAAGAGTATGAAGCAATTAGATTCAATCGAGTCAGCTGCGCAAGATGCTGAAAGAAGACAAAAAAACGATGCAGATTTCACCTCTTTAGTACTTGCATTTACAGCTTCTGTAGAAAAAATAAAAGAGGCTAAAAATGTACTTGTATTTAAATTAACTGATGAGACCATTCAATACTTAAATGACGGTGTAAACGGATTAGAGAATGTAATTAGTTCAATGGTAGTAGACGAATCGGCATTGAATGAAGTGAAACAACATATTACAAAAAAGGTGAATCCAGCATTATCAAAGGAATGGAAGGCGTTTCATAAAACAAAGACAATGGGGTTGTCTGGAAAACTATCATCAATAGGTAGTCTTGTGTCAGATAAAAATAAAATTGATACCATTCGAACCAATATTAATAACGGAAGCGAATGGGCTGGATTGCTGTTAAAAGATGATGGTGTTCATACAAGATTAGAATTATTAAAAGATGGAATAGACCAAGTCAATCAGTTGGAACAGAACTTAAACCTTAGCGAAGAAATAAAAGATTTTCTTGTAAAAGTAACAAGTGGAAAAGCTAGGGCTACTGATGTTAATGAAAACATTATCAATTGGATTATTAAAGAAAATTTAATTGAAAAATTCGTTATCAATTTCAAAAATTAAAGATAATAAATTGACACTATAGCACAATGGAGATATACTTAAGTAGGTACTTAAGTATATCTCTTGTTGCTTGGAGGCATTATGGATTATATATATAGATTTCCTGTAGTTAGAGGAACACAGGCTGGAACAGAATACTATATTGCGATGGTTCCACTTAAAATGTTAGCAAGATTATTCCCGGTAGACGATGAAGAGTTTGTTTTACCTGAATATAGAGCTCAAAGAAAACTAAATGAAACAAGAATTCCGGTTATAAGCAAATATATCTTAGAAAACAGAGATAGTTATGTTTTTTCAGCATTAGCTGCATCAATTGACGGAGAGTTTTCTTTTAAGTCTACTGCAGATAATGCAGATACAGGAGTGTTAGAAGTGTCTATGGATGCGCATTTCTTAATTAATGATGGACAACATAGAAAATCGGCAATAATGGCTGCTTTAAAAGAAGATTCAACATTGGGAGACGAGACTATTTCTATTGTTTTTTATGCAGATCAAGGTCTCAAAAGAAGCCAGCAGATTTTTACAGATTTAAACAAGAATGCAGTTAAAACGTCAAATTCAATTTCAGAATTGTATGACTCAAGAGATGTAATGGCTGTATTAACTAGAAATGTGATTTGGAATATTGAATTTTTAAATACGTATACTGACAAAGAAAAGGATATTTTAGGTAAATACTCTTCAAGTTTATTTACGCTAAATACTTTTTATACTGCAAACAAAATTATTGTAGGAAGAAGCATAGAGCCAAATTCAGAAGAGTTTTTACTAAAGTATTGGAATTTAATTGTAAAATATATGAAACAGTGGCAGGAGTTGCAGAGCAGAGAAATAACTAAGGTAGATTTGAGAGAAAACTTTATAGCAACTCAGAGTATAGTAATACAAGCTTTTGGTAGAATTGGTAATTATTTTTACACTAACCCCAATAATATGGATGTGATTTTACAACAATTGGAAAAAATAAATTGGAGTAGAAACGCACAACAATGGTATATGCGTGCTATAGGTAAGAATGGACGTATTATTACAAATAAAAAGGCAGCATTACTGATTTCCAATGTTATAAAAAAAGAAATCGGCATTCCACTTTCTCAAGAAGAAGAGGATGCTGAAATTCAATTAAAGAAAACTATAGAAAATAGAGGATAGAAAATGGCAATTACAAAAGATTTAATAGATGGCCTTATTGTCACAATTCAAAATTTATATTTGGCAGATGATATTCCTTGGATGATTGGATATTCAGGAGGAAAAGATAGTACAGCAGCGGTACAGTTAGTGTGGATGGCAATTGAACAACTTCCTGAACGCGATAGAAAGAAAACAATTCATATTATGAATACAGATACACTTGTAGAATCACCAGTTGTATCTAAATGGGTTGATAAGTCTCTTAAATCCATGAAGGATGAAGCAGAGAAAAAAGGATTACCATTCGTTCCAACTAAGCTTATTCCGGATTACAATAATACATTTTGGGTTAATTTAATTGGTAGAGGATATCCATTTCCAAGAATGAAGTATAGATGGTGTACTGACAGATTAAAAATTCAGCCAGTGAACAATTTTATCAAGAATAAAATTGCGGAACATGGAGAAATAATCCTTGTTTTAGGAACTAGAAAACAGGAAAGTACCAGACGTAATCGAACAATGACAAATCTAGAAAAGAGAAGAGTACGTGAATTATTAAGTCCTAATCCTACGTTGGCAAATGAACTTGTGTTTTCGCCAATGGAAGATTGGTCAGATGATGATGTATGGTCTTTCTTATTGCAATACAAGAATCCATGGAATTATTCAAATATGGATTTAATGACTATGTATAGAGGTGCAACTGCTGATAACGAATGTCCTTTACAAGTAGATAAGTCAGCTCCAACTTGTGGAAAAAGTCGATTTGGTTGTTGGGTATGTACCATGGTTGAAAAAGATAAATCTATGGAGGCAATGATTCTTAATGACCAGGAAAAAGAATGGATGAGTATTCTTTTAGAATTTAGAAATGAATTTGGAAATGAGGAGGGGGATCGTGAGAGAAGAAGCTTCCGTAGAATGAGAGGAAATCTTCAAGGAAATTACGGTAAGCTGTTCCATGGACCATATAAGAAGGAAGTTAGAGAATATTGGTTAGAAAGACTTCTAAATATTCAAAAGGAGATTCAAGAAAATGGACCTGAAGAGTTTTCAGATCTTGAATTGATTCGTATTCCAGAGCTACAAGCCATTCGTAGAATTTGGGTTAATGATAAACATGAATTTGATGATTCATTACCTAAAATATATGAGAAAGTAGTTGGAAAAGAATTTGAGGATCCTGAATGGATTCATTATGAAAATTTTGAGGCTGAAGAGTGGAATATACTAAAAGAAGTTTGTGAAGAAATGTTTCCAGATGAAGAACTTGCGTTTGAAATGATGTATTCACTGGTAGACGTTGAGAGCAAGTCTTCTGGTGTTAACCAGAGAAAAGGTATTCTTGATAGTGTAAATAGTATTATAGGAAAAACTTGCTATAAAAACGAAGAGGATGCTACTCAGTATTACACAGATATGATGCATCGAAAAAAAGAAAATGGTGGTAAGTACAATGAAAAATTCTTGGATTATCAGCCATTAGAATCTGAATTTGATGAAGAGGAAGAATAGTCGATGATTATAAAAAAACTAGAATTACATAATTTCGGTGTATATGCAGGAGACAATAGATTTCTCTTTGAAGGAAATAAACCGATTGTCTTAGTTGGTGGTATGAATGGTAGAGGAAAAACAACTTTCTTAGAGGCTGTGCTATTAGCACTTTATGGTTCTAACTCCTTTGCATACTCTGAAAGTGAATATAGATCATATTTACAGTATCTAAAATCCTTTGTAAATAGAAATGCGGATGATAAAGAATGTAGTGTTGAATTAGAGTTTGAAATAGATAATGGAATTAAGGAAAACTACGTTGTTAGAAGAAGATGGGATATTTTAACAAAGAAAACTAAAGAAGAGATATTCGTATATAAAGACGGCGAGTTCAATGAATTTTTAACTAACAACTGGCCAATGTTCGTTGAGAATATTTTACCAAGTGCTTTATCTAGTTTTTTCTTCTTTGACGGAGAAAAGATTGCTGAAATGGCTGTTGATAGCACGAATGTACAATTAAAAAATGCTATTCGCTCTATGTTGGGAATTAATGTGCTGGATGTTCTTGAAAATGATATTTTAAGAAACCTAAAGAAAGTCAGCAAACAGGATGCAGATAATAAGACATCTGAAGAACTAGAAGCTTTAAGAACTGAAAAAGATAATGCAGCTATCGAGTTAGAACAGATTACTGCAAAACTAGAAAAAACAGCGGCTATCTTGGAAGAACACAATAATAAATTAGAGTCATTGCATCAATTATATACTGCAAAAGGCGGTGATGCAGTAGAAAAGAAGCAAGAAACTATTCAAAAGCGTGCAAAGCTTAAGTCTGAATTAGAAGCAGAGGAAAATAAAGCTTATGAAATTGCAGCTAATGAATTACCACTAGCTCTTGTTGCTGATTTAATTCAAGATATTAAATTGCAGGCAGTAGATGAGCATACAGAAACCATTATGCAAGAAGCGATTCTTCAATTTGATATGTTATTGGAAGATTTTTCTGCGATTTATGACGGTGATACAAAAGCAAGTATTGATTTCATTGATTTTGTAAAAGAACAAACTCAAAGTAATCAAGAAGATCCAATTTATGAACTGTCGGATCATGCTCTTTTCCAGGTAAATACATTAAATGAAGGCACGCTTGATAATAGTTGTACTGAAATGAAAGCTATCTTTAACAAAAAGAAAGTACTTGCTAAGCAAATTGCTGAATTAGACAGCTATTTAACCCTAGACATTAATGATAAAGAATTACAACGTATTTACAAGAAAATAAAACAAGCAGAAGAAAAGATTATTCAAGATAAGGTAGTTATTTCAGACTTAGAGCAGAAACACGCGCAGGCCACATCCAAACTGAATTCTGCCACATCTGAATTCAACAAATATGTGGAAGCATATTTGGCTACAGCAGAATTAAGAGATAGTGTAGATCGTACTGTTAAATACTCCAATATGGCACTTAAAATAATTGAAAAGTACCAGGTCGCATTACAGAAGAAAAAAGCTGGTGTTCTGTCTAAGACAATTACTAAATGTTATAAACAGCTTGCAAATAAGAAGAATCTGATTAGCAAAATCGAAATGGATGCTGAAACCCTTAATGTCAAATATTTATCTGAAAATGGTCATGAGGTACCAAGGGAATCGCTTTCAGCAGGAGAACAGCAGTTAATGGTTATTTCGATACTTTGGGCATTAGCAATTTGCTCAAAGAAAAAATTGCCAGTAATTATTGATACACCATTATCTAGATTGGATTCTTTACATAGAACAGCATTGATTACAACATATTTCCCTAATGCAGGAGAACAGACTATTATTCTATCTACAGATTCTGAAATAGATGCAAGTTATTATGAATTAATGAAAGATAACGTAGGAGATGAATTTACTTTGGAATATGATGAAATTTCGAAGAGTACTTCTATTAAAAAAGGATATTTGATTGGAGCAAATATATGATTATAAAACAGGTAAGGGTTTCCCAACAGGCGAAGGATCAATTATCTCGTCTTAAAGGAAAAACAGGAATCAAAAATTGGAATGTCTTATGTAGATGGGCATTATGTTATTCTCTCAGTGAAAAAACATTGCCCACAGATATTCAAATAGTAGCAGATAGTAATCTTGAAATGTCTTGGTTTACATTTGGTGGAGAATATTATGAAATATATGAAGCTCTTGTTAAGGCATGGTGTATAAAAATGAATTTGCCAACAGATGATGAAACCGTTTCCAAATATTTCAGACTTAATTTAGAACGAGGCATTGCACATTTGTGTGGTACTGGGTTTATAAAAAGCTTGGATGATTTAGTAAAACTAGCAATAAAGAGGTAGTTGTATGAGTGTTTATTTAGATTATAATGCATCAGCTCCAATTGACCAGAGAGTGTTGGATGAGATGATCATTGCGTATCAAAATAAAGCGGGAAATGCGGATAGTAGAACACATTCTTTTGGTGAAGAGGCTAGAAGTGTAGTAGAAAATGCAAGAAAACAGGTGGCCAGTTTATTAGGAATATCTTCAAGTGAAGTGTTTTTTACTAGCGGAGCAACGGAGAGCAATAACATTGCGTTACAAGGACTAAAAGAATATGCTGAAAAAACAGGAAAAAAGCATATTATAACCACTAGTATAGAACATAAGACTATCCTTGAAACAGCAAAACATATGGCAATTGATGGATATGAAGTGGACTTTGTTAATCCTAATGAATCTGGTCAAGTAAGTGTAGAGTCTGTGTTAGAAAAATTACGTGAGGATACACTTTTGGTAAGTGTTATGCATGTCAACAACGAAACGGGTGCAATTCAGCCAGTACTAGAACTTGGTGATGAGTTGCAAAAAAGAGGTGTGCTTTTCCATATCGATGCGACACAAAGCTGTGGAAAGTTAGTGGAGGAAATTAGAAGTCTGAAATATGACATGTTGTCATTCAGTGCTCATAAATTAATGGGACCACAGGGTGTAGGAGCGTTGATTCTAAAGAGAAAAGCATATAAGCGTCCACCGGTTAAAGGGATTATGTATGGAGGTCAGCAGGAACAAGGAATACGACCAGGTACAATTCCTGTAGCATTAGTTGTTGGATGCGGTAAAGCATGCGAAATCGCAGAACAGGAATATAAAGAGAACGAGAGTCATTCCCGTCAGATTAAGCTTGCAATATTATCCACTTTAGAAGAATCTGGATTGAAGTATCAAATAAATGGAAATCAGGATATTTGTATATCTAGTACATTGAACATTGCAATAGATGGTGTTTCTTCAGAGGCGCTAATGATTTCTAGCAAGCAATATTGTGGTATATCCAATGGTTCAGCATGTACATCATCTAATTATTCTCCAAGCTATGTTTTAGTTGCTATGGGACTTGATGTTTCACGTATAGAATCATCTTTAAGATTAAGTTGGGGACCAAACTCTGAATTAAATGAAGTAATAGATAACTTCAGAAAATTGTTAGATGTAGCAAAATTGATAGCGAATTAAGGTGGAGGTGCAGCCATGGGGGCTGATTTTGATTTTGAAATCGTTTACGAAAATAATTTAGATATGCAGAAATTTGCCCGTATGTTCAACAACACATCTCAAAGTTACAAATTCTATTGGTTTGAGGC comes from Coprococcus phoceensis and encodes:
- a CDS encoding cysteine desulfurase family protein; translated protein: MSVYLDYNASAPIDQRVLDEMIIAYQNKAGNADSRTHSFGEEARSVVENARKQVASLLGISSSEVFFTSGATESNNIALQGLKEYAEKTGKKHIITTSIEHKTILETAKHMAIDGYEVDFVNPNESGQVSVESVLEKLREDTLLVSVMHVNNETGAIQPVLELGDELQKRGVLFHIDATQSCGKLVEEIRSLKYDMLSFSAHKLMGPQGVGALILKRKAYKRPPVKGIMYGGQQEQGIRPGTIPVALVVGCGKACEIAEQEYKENESHSRQIKLAILSTLEESGLKYQINGNQDICISSTLNIAIDGVSSEALMISSKQYCGISNGSACTSSNYSPSYVLVAMGLDVSRIESSLRLSWGPNSELNEVIDNFRKLLDVAKLIAN
- the dndE gene encoding DNA sulfur modification protein DndE, which codes for MIIKQVRVSQQAKDQLSRLKGKTGIKNWNVLCRWALCYSLSEKTLPTDIQIVADSNLEMSWFTFGGEYYEIYEALVKAWCIKMNLPTDDETVSKYFRLNLERGIAHLCGTGFIKSLDDLVKLAIKR